A stretch of Miscanthus floridulus cultivar M001 unplaced genomic scaffold, ASM1932011v1 fs_671_2, whole genome shotgun sequence DNA encodes these proteins:
- the LOC136532618 gene encoding uncharacterized protein isoform X1, with protein sequence MNSMDEINLLRQAQRQHQHHLVVRGIGEEIDLEIGPGDDPSFSGASLVAVASTHDTVVDADDHKSLLIPCSQAGAADGLAPQQNLAQGEEEHDGMLRQPSGHTKKKKKVVKKWREEWADTYKWAYVAVHDNTTRIFCSVCKEYGRKHRRNPYGNEGSRNMQMSALEEHNNSLLHKEALRLQMASKEKLQPPEIERPVYVKALSKTAASILECVLRRDPHEAEYIQSIQVVVHSLEPVLVKNTQYIQILERLLEPERCFIFRVPWIDDRGEAHVNRGFRVQFSQALGPCRGGLRFHPSMSLSVAKFLAFEHTLKNALSLYKLGGAAGGSDFDPKGKSDNEIMRFCQSFMDELYRYLGPDQDFPAEDIGVGPREMGYLFGQYRRLSGHFQGNFTGPKIFWSGSSFRTEATGYGLVFFARILLAEMNKELKGLRCVISGSGKIAMHVLEKLLPCGAIPVTVSGIQFLWTDYTGYTWFGIASISLLASDVP encoded by the exons ATGAACTCGATGGACGAAATCAACCTGCTTCGGCAGGCGCAGCGGCAGCATCAGCACCACCTCGTGGTGCGCGGCATCGGGGAGGAGATCGACCTCGAGATCGGCCCCGGCGACGACCCCTCGTTCTCCGGAGCTTCCTTAGTGGCCGTCGCGTCCACGCACGACACCGTCGTCGACGCCGACGACCACAAGAGCCTCCTCATCCCGTGTTCGCAGGCCGGCGCGGCGGACGGGCTGGCGCCGCAGCAGAACCTGGCGCAGGGGGAGGAAGAGCATGACGGGATGCTCAGGCAACCGTCGGGGcacaccaagaagaagaagaaggtggtgAAGAAATGGCGGGAGGAATGGGCGGACACCTACAAGTGGGCCTACGTCGCCGTGCACGACAACACCACCAGGATCTTCTGCTCGGTGTGCAAGGAGTACGGCCGGAAGCACCGCCGGAATCCATATGGCAACGAGGGAAGCAGGAATATGCAGATGAGTGCGCTTGAGGAGCACAACAATAGCTTGTTGCATAAGGAGGCGCTCCGGTTGCAGATGGCCTCCAAGGAGAAGTTGCAGCCTCCTGAGATCGAGAGGCCGGTCTATGTCAAAG CCTTATCGAAAACAGCGGCGTCAATACTTGAATGTGTCCTAAGGAGGGATCCCCATGAAGCTGAATATATACAGTCCATCCAGGTGGTGGTTCATTCCTTAGAACCTGTTTTGGTGAAGAATACCCA ATATATTCAAATTTTGGAGCGTTTGTTGGAACCTGAGAGATGCTTTATCTTCAGAGTGCCATGGATTGATGACAGAGGTGAAGCACATGTCAATAGAGGTTTCCGTGTGCAATTCAGTCAGGCGTTAGGTCCATGCAGGGGCGGTCTTCGATTTCACCCATCCATGAGCTTAAGTGTGGCAAAGTTTCTGGCCTTTGAACAT ACTTTGAAGAATGCTTTGTCACTGTATAAACTTGGAGGTGCTGCTGGAGGAAGTGATTTTGATCCAAAGGGTAAAAGTGATAATGAG ATAATGCGCTTTTGCCAAAGTTTCATGGATGAGCTGTATAGATATTTGGGCCCTGATCAG GATTTTCCCGCTGAAGATATTGGTGTTGGTCCAAGGGAAATGGGTTACCTTTTTGGGCAGTATAGACGCCTTTCTGGCCATTTTCAG GGAAATTTTACAGGACCTAAAATTTTCTGGTCAGGGTCAAGTTTTCGAACAGAAGCTACTGGATACGGTCTG GTGTTTTTTGCGCGTATTTTACTTGCTGAAATGAACAAAGAGCTTAAAGGATTAAG ATGTGTGATCAGTGGTTCTGGAAAGATAGCAATGCATGTTTTGGAAAAGCTTTTGCCTTGTGGAGCCATTCCTGTTACTGTCTCAGGTATACAGTTTCTTTGGACTGACTACACAGGATATACATGGTTTGGAATAGCATCAATATCATTATTGGCATCAGATGTGCCTTGA
- the LOC136532618 gene encoding uncharacterized protein isoform X3: MNSMDEINLLRQAQRQHQHHLVVRGIGEEIDLEIGPGDDPSFSGASLVAVASTHDTVVDADDHKSLLIPCSQAGAADGLAPQQNLAQGEEEHDGMLRQPSGHTKKKKKVVKKWREEWADTYKWAYVAVHDNTTRIFCSVCKEYGRKHRRNPYGNEGSRNMQMSALEEHNNSLLHKEALRLQMASKEKLQPPEIERPVYVKALSKTAASILECVLRRDPHEAEYIQSIQVVVHSLEPVLVKNTQYIQILERLLEPERCFIFRVPWIDDRGEAHVNRGFRVQFSQALGPCRGGLRFHPSMSLSVAKFLAFEHTLKNALSLYKLGGAAGGSDFDPKGKSDNEIMRFCQSFMDELYRYLGPDQDFPAEDIGVGPREMGYLFGQYRRLSGHFQDLKFSGQGQVFEQKLLDTVWCFLRVFYLLK; the protein is encoded by the exons ATGAACTCGATGGACGAAATCAACCTGCTTCGGCAGGCGCAGCGGCAGCATCAGCACCACCTCGTGGTGCGCGGCATCGGGGAGGAGATCGACCTCGAGATCGGCCCCGGCGACGACCCCTCGTTCTCCGGAGCTTCCTTAGTGGCCGTCGCGTCCACGCACGACACCGTCGTCGACGCCGACGACCACAAGAGCCTCCTCATCCCGTGTTCGCAGGCCGGCGCGGCGGACGGGCTGGCGCCGCAGCAGAACCTGGCGCAGGGGGAGGAAGAGCATGACGGGATGCTCAGGCAACCGTCGGGGcacaccaagaagaagaagaaggtggtgAAGAAATGGCGGGAGGAATGGGCGGACACCTACAAGTGGGCCTACGTCGCCGTGCACGACAACACCACCAGGATCTTCTGCTCGGTGTGCAAGGAGTACGGCCGGAAGCACCGCCGGAATCCATATGGCAACGAGGGAAGCAGGAATATGCAGATGAGTGCGCTTGAGGAGCACAACAATAGCTTGTTGCATAAGGAGGCGCTCCGGTTGCAGATGGCCTCCAAGGAGAAGTTGCAGCCTCCTGAGATCGAGAGGCCGGTCTATGTCAAAG CCTTATCGAAAACAGCGGCGTCAATACTTGAATGTGTCCTAAGGAGGGATCCCCATGAAGCTGAATATATACAGTCCATCCAGGTGGTGGTTCATTCCTTAGAACCTGTTTTGGTGAAGAATACCCA ATATATTCAAATTTTGGAGCGTTTGTTGGAACCTGAGAGATGCTTTATCTTCAGAGTGCCATGGATTGATGACAGAGGTGAAGCACATGTCAATAGAGGTTTCCGTGTGCAATTCAGTCAGGCGTTAGGTCCATGCAGGGGCGGTCTTCGATTTCACCCATCCATGAGCTTAAGTGTGGCAAAGTTTCTGGCCTTTGAACAT ACTTTGAAGAATGCTTTGTCACTGTATAAACTTGGAGGTGCTGCTGGAGGAAGTGATTTTGATCCAAAGGGTAAAAGTGATAATGAG ATAATGCGCTTTTGCCAAAGTTTCATGGATGAGCTGTATAGATATTTGGGCCCTGATCAG GATTTTCCCGCTGAAGATATTGGTGTTGGTCCAAGGGAAATGGGTTACCTTTTTGGGCAGTATAGACGCCTTTCTGGCCATTTTCAG GACCTAAAATTTTCTGGTCAGGGTCAAGTTTTCGAACAGAAGCTACTGGATACGGTCTG GTGTTTTTTGCGCGTATTTTACTTGCTGAAATGA
- the LOC136532618 gene encoding uncharacterized protein isoform X2 — protein MNSMDEINLLRQAQRQHQHHLVVRGIGEEIDLEIGPGDDPSFSGASLVAVASTHDTVVDADDHKSLLIPCSQAGAADGLAPQQNLAQGEEEHDGMLRQPSGHTKKKKKVVKKWREEWADTYKWAYVAVHDNTTRIFCSVCKEYGRKHRRNPYGNEGSRNMQMSALEEHNNSLLHKEALRLQMASKEKLQPPEIERPVYVKALSKTAASILECVLRRDPHEAEYIQSIQVVVHSLEPVLVKNTQYIQILERLLEPERCFIFRVPWIDDRGEAHVNRGFRVQFSQALGPCRGGLRFHPSMSLSVAKFLAFEHTLKNALSLYKLGGAAGGSDFDPKGKSDNEIMRFCQSFMDELYRYLGPDQDFPAEDIGVGPREMGYLFGQYRRLSGHFQGNFTGPKIFWSGSSFRTEATGYGLVKCYLKFSFGWR, from the exons ATGAACTCGATGGACGAAATCAACCTGCTTCGGCAGGCGCAGCGGCAGCATCAGCACCACCTCGTGGTGCGCGGCATCGGGGAGGAGATCGACCTCGAGATCGGCCCCGGCGACGACCCCTCGTTCTCCGGAGCTTCCTTAGTGGCCGTCGCGTCCACGCACGACACCGTCGTCGACGCCGACGACCACAAGAGCCTCCTCATCCCGTGTTCGCAGGCCGGCGCGGCGGACGGGCTGGCGCCGCAGCAGAACCTGGCGCAGGGGGAGGAAGAGCATGACGGGATGCTCAGGCAACCGTCGGGGcacaccaagaagaagaagaaggtggtgAAGAAATGGCGGGAGGAATGGGCGGACACCTACAAGTGGGCCTACGTCGCCGTGCACGACAACACCACCAGGATCTTCTGCTCGGTGTGCAAGGAGTACGGCCGGAAGCACCGCCGGAATCCATATGGCAACGAGGGAAGCAGGAATATGCAGATGAGTGCGCTTGAGGAGCACAACAATAGCTTGTTGCATAAGGAGGCGCTCCGGTTGCAGATGGCCTCCAAGGAGAAGTTGCAGCCTCCTGAGATCGAGAGGCCGGTCTATGTCAAAG CCTTATCGAAAACAGCGGCGTCAATACTTGAATGTGTCCTAAGGAGGGATCCCCATGAAGCTGAATATATACAGTCCATCCAGGTGGTGGTTCATTCCTTAGAACCTGTTTTGGTGAAGAATACCCA ATATATTCAAATTTTGGAGCGTTTGTTGGAACCTGAGAGATGCTTTATCTTCAGAGTGCCATGGATTGATGACAGAGGTGAAGCACATGTCAATAGAGGTTTCCGTGTGCAATTCAGTCAGGCGTTAGGTCCATGCAGGGGCGGTCTTCGATTTCACCCATCCATGAGCTTAAGTGTGGCAAAGTTTCTGGCCTTTGAACAT ACTTTGAAGAATGCTTTGTCACTGTATAAACTTGGAGGTGCTGCTGGAGGAAGTGATTTTGATCCAAAGGGTAAAAGTGATAATGAG ATAATGCGCTTTTGCCAAAGTTTCATGGATGAGCTGTATAGATATTTGGGCCCTGATCAG GATTTTCCCGCTGAAGATATTGGTGTTGGTCCAAGGGAAATGGGTTACCTTTTTGGGCAGTATAGACGCCTTTCTGGCCATTTTCAG GGAAATTTTACAGGACCTAAAATTTTCTGGTCAGGGTCAAGTTTTCGAACAGAAGCTACTGGATACGGTCTGGTAAAATGCTACCTTAAATTTTCGTTTGGCTGGAGATAG